One window from the genome of Desulfatiglans anilini DSM 4660 encodes:
- a CDS encoding methylenetetrahydrofolate reductase C-terminal domain-containing protein: MITAEQKPFDEIRGMIAPYRRLLVLGCGSCVAECAAGGEKETAMLGSALRMAAKMNGEDVRIEEKTLDRQCVREFVVLLDETLDRYDAILSLGCGAGVQAVADMYPEIPVIPALDTEFIGETKDQGYWVESCVGCGDCMLYEFGGVCPLARCAKHLLNGPCGGSMNGRCEVDPEQPCAWQIIIDRLGRFDALERLEAIHPPKDWSRKQGRGPRKIMREDQQR, encoded by the coding sequence ATGATTACCGCAGAACAGAAGCCCTTCGATGAAATCAGGGGGATGATCGCCCCTTACAGGCGCCTGCTCGTGCTCGGCTGCGGCAGCTGCGTCGCCGAGTGCGCGGCGGGGGGCGAAAAGGAAACGGCCATGCTGGGCTCGGCCCTTCGCATGGCCGCCAAGATGAACGGGGAGGACGTCCGGATCGAGGAGAAGACCCTCGACCGGCAGTGCGTCCGGGAGTTTGTCGTCCTCCTCGATGAGACCCTCGACCGCTACGATGCGATCCTGTCGCTCGGCTGCGGTGCAGGCGTCCAGGCCGTGGCCGATATGTATCCCGAAATCCCCGTCATTCCCGCCCTCGACACCGAGTTCATCGGAGAGACAAAGGACCAGGGCTACTGGGTGGAAAGCTGCGTCGGCTGCGGCGACTGCATGCTTTACGAGTTCGGCGGCGTCTGCCCTCTCGCCCGCTGCGCCAAGCACCTCCTGAACGGCCCCTGCGGCGGCTCCATGAACGGCCGCTGCGAGGTTGACCCGGAACAGCCCTGTGCCTGGCAGATCATCATCGACCGGCTCGGCCGGTTCGATGCCCTCGAGCGGCTCGAGGCCATCCACCCTCCGAAGGACTGGTCCCGGAAGCAGGGCAGGGGGCCCCGCAAAATCATGAGAGAAGATCAGCAGAGGTGA
- a CDS encoding hydrogenase iron-sulfur subunit — MSDRLLKGLNLKMNQPENQTLALFYCRQVPGGGEAERRALERRYKEALRLFPIPCSGRLEPVHLLKALEEFADAAYVITCPEGACRYFEGNRRARKRVARTRGILAAIGLEPERVGLITGSPETPRTLAEWVPEIFRQIQHLAPSPVLATAVR, encoded by the coding sequence ATGTCAGATCGCTTGCTGAAAGGACTGAACCTCAAGATGAACCAACCGGAGAATCAAACCCTCGCCCTCTTCTATTGCCGGCAGGTGCCCGGCGGCGGCGAGGCCGAACGGCGCGCCCTCGAAAGACGATACAAGGAGGCTCTTCGCCTCTTCCCCATCCCCTGCAGCGGCCGCCTCGAACCCGTGCACCTTCTCAAGGCCCTCGAGGAATTCGCCGACGCAGCCTACGTCATCACCTGCCCTGAAGGGGCCTGCCGCTACTTCGAGGGGAACCGCCGCGCCCGGAAGCGCGTCGCCCGGACCCGCGGAATCCTGGCGGCGATCGGGCTCGAACCCGAACGGGTAGGGCTGATCACGGGCTCCCCCGAAACGCCCCGGACCCTGGCCGAATGGGTGCCGGAGATCTTCCGACAAATCCAACACCTCGCGCCCTCCCCGGTCCTCGCAACAGCCGTGCGGTGA